The following proteins are encoded in a genomic region of Rhinolophus ferrumequinum isolate MPI-CBG mRhiFer1 chromosome 17, mRhiFer1_v1.p, whole genome shotgun sequence:
- the MST1R gene encoding macrophage-stimulating protein receptor isoform X1, with protein sequence MDLLLPPSQPSLLLLLLLLRLRPAVPVAGGSWQCPRTPYAASRNFDVEYVVPSFSVGGPVQALATYEDRVDGSAVFVATRNRLHVLGPGLKPVESLATGPAGDPGCQTCAACGPDPHGPPGDTDAKVLVLEPALPALVSCGSSLHGRCFLHELEPDGTTLHLAPPVCLFSAHHNRPEHCPDCVASPLGTLVSVVEQGHASYFYVASSLDAEVAASFSPRSVSIRRLKADASGFAPDFAALSVLPAHLASYRIEYVYSFHAGAFVYFLTVQPASVAAPPGALHTRLARLSAVDTDLGHYRELVLDCRFAPKRRRRGASEGGQPYPVLQAAHTAPVGSRLAAELSIAEGQEVLFGVFTASRDSSPGVGPNSVVCAFPIDLLDTLIEQGVERCCEPPIHPGLRRGLDFFQSPSLCPNLPGLVTPNPNTSCRHFPLLVSSSLSRVDLFNGLLGPVQVTALYVTRLDNITVAHMGTTDGRILQVELARSLNYLLYVSNFSLGSNGQPIRRDVSHLGDHLLFASGDQVFKVPIRGPGCRHFLTCGRCLRAQRFMGCGWCGGMCGRQKECPGSWQQDHCPPEITEFYPHSGPLRGSTRLTLCGSNFYLHPTGLVPEKTHQVTVGQSPCRLLPKDSSNFSPVSQKDFVEEFECELEPLGTQASGPANISLTVTNMPPGKHFRVYGTSTRQGFSFMEPVLKDIQPLFGPRAGGTRLTLKGQGLSVGTSRAVLVNGTECLLERVSEGQLLCTTPPSAATASVPIRLQVGGAQVPGSWTFQYREDPIVLGISPNCGYTGSHVTIHGQHLMSVWHLELSFHDGHRLAANRCEGKLPEKRWCRLPEYVVRGPPGGVTGNLSARGDGAAGFTLPSFRFLPPPRPPSTDLAPLKPEEHAIKFEYIGLGAVADCVDVNVTVGNKSCDHELRGDVVICPLPPSLQLGKNGAPLQVCVDGDCHILGRVVRSGSGGVSQRTLWGVLLALLLLVTILATALFFNYWRRKQLVLSPRLDDPAPLDQTTGAMALPIFRSGSDYRNGLGETVEALEAGAIPSAPQDPYSLSSTAAPAIGGLVSTTHVHRASCSDSGNGSCVPLLRTESIQLGVLDSTLLAEVKDVLIPHERVVTHSDRVIGKGHFGVVYHGEYTDEAQNQIHCAVKSLSRITEMQEVEAFLREGLIMRGLHHPNVLALIGIVLPPEGLPRVLLPYMRHGDLLQFIRSPQRNPTVKDLISFGLQVARGMEYLAEQKFVHRDLAARNCMLDESFTVKVADFGMARGILDKEYYSVQQQRHARLPVKWMALESLQTYKFTTKSDVWSFGVLLWELLTRGAPPYPHIDPFDLTHFLAQGRRLPQPEYCPNSLYAVMQHCWMADPAARPTFGALVGEVEQVAASLRGDHYVNLGLGTLEEADVPPEQLPSTPMHRSTGRPRPLSEPPRPT encoded by the exons ATGGATCTACTTCTGCCGCCCTCGCAGCCGTCcctgttgttgctgctgttgctgttgcGGCTGCGCCCAGCTGTTCCTGTGGCGGGAGGATCCTGGCAGTGCCCGCGCACCCCCTACGCTGCCTCCCGCAACTTTGACGTGGAGTACGTGGTGCCCAGCTTCTCGGTCGGCGGGCCTGTACAGGCCCTGGCAACCTACGAGGACCGCGTGGACGGAAGTGCGGTGTTTGTGGCCACACGCAATCGCCTGCATGTGCTTGGGCCTGGCCTGAAGCCTGTCGAGAGCCTGGCAACGGGCCCTGCTGGGGACCCTGGTTGCCAGACGTGTGCAGCCTGTGGCCCGGACCCCCACGGCCCACCGGGGGACACAGATGCAAAGGTGCTGGTGTTGGAGCCGGCACTGCCTGCATTGGTCAGCTGCGGCTCGAGCCTGCATGGCCGCTGCTTCCTGCATGAGCTAGAGCCGGACGGGACCACTCTGCACCTGGCGCCACCAGTCTGCCTCTTCTCCGCCCACCACAACCGGCCTGAGCACTGTCCCGACTGTGTGGCCAGCCCTCTGGGCACCCTCGTGAGCGTGGTTGAGCAGGGCCATGCCTCCTACTTCTACGTGGCATCCTCACTGGACGCGGAGGTGGCAGCGAGCTTCAGCCCACGCTCAGTGTCCATTCGGCGCCTCAAGGCGGATGCTTCAGGATTCGCACCAGACTTTGCGGCGCTGTCAGTGCTGCCCGCGCACCTCGCTTCCTACCGCATTGAATACGTGTACAGCTTCCACGCAGGAGCCTTTGTCTATTTCCTGACAGTGCAGCCAGCCAGTGTGGCAGCCCCTCCAGGCGCCTTACACACGCGCCTGGCCCGGCTCAGCGCCGTTGACACCGACCTGGGCCACTACCGCGAGCTGGTTCTTGACTGCCGTTTTGCACCTAAACGACGGCGACGCGGTGCCTCTGAGGGCGGGCAACCCTACCCGGTTCTGCAGGCAGCCCACACTGCTCCGGTGGGTAGCAGATTGGCCGCTGAGCTGAGCATCGCCGAGGGCCAGGAAGTACTATTTGGGGTCTTCACCGCTAGCAGAGACAGCAGCCCCGGTGTGGGTCCCAACTCTGTTGTCTGTGCCTTCCCCATCGACCTGCTGGACACTCTCATCGAGCAGGGTGTGGAGCGCTGTTGTGAGCCTCCGATCCACCCTGGCCTCCGGCGAGGCCTCGACTTCTTCCAGTCGCCCAGTTTGTGTCCCAACCTG CCTGGGCTGGTGACCCCCAACCCCAACACCAGCTGCCGTCACTTCCCTCTGCTGGTCAGCAGCAGCCTGTCACGTGTGGACCTATTCAACGGGCTGTTAGGACCAGTGCAGGTCACTGCGCTGTACGTGACACGCCTCGACAATATCACAGTGGCTCACATGGGCACGACGGATGGGCGCATCCTACAG GTGGAGCTGGCCAGGTCTCTCAACTACCTGCTGTATGTGTCCAACTTCTCACTGGGCAGTAATGGGCAGCCCATCAGACGGGATGTCAGCCACCTTGGGGACCACCTGCTCTTTGCCTCTGGAGACCAG GTCTTCAAGGTACCTATCCGGGGCCCTGGCTGCCGCCACTTCCTCACCTGTGGGCGTTGTCTGCGAGCACAGCGTTTCATGGGTTGTGGCTGGTGTGGGGGCATGTGTGGCCGGCAGAAGGAGTGTCCTGGCTCCTGGCAACAGGACCATTGCCCACCCGAGATTACTGAG TTCTATCCCCACAGTGGACCCCTAAGAGGCAGCACGAGGCTGACCCTGTGTGGCTCCAACTTCTACCTGCACCCTACCGGTCTGGTGCCTGAGAAAACCCATCAGGTCACCGTGGGCCAAAGTCCCTGCCGACTGTTGCCCAAGGACAGCTCAAACTTCAG CCCAGTGTCCCAGAAGGACTTTGTAGAGGAGTTTGAGTGTGAGCTGGAACCCTTGGGCACACAGGCATCCGGGCCTGCTAACATCAGCCTCACCGTGACCAACATGCCACCAGGCAAGCACTTCAGGGTATATGGCACCTCCACGCGACAAGGCTTCTCTTTCATG GAACCAGTGCTAAAGGACATACAACCCCTCTTTGGCCCACGGGCAGGGGGCACCCGCCTCACCCTTAAAGGCCAAGGCCTGTCTGTAGGCACCAGCCGGGCTGTGCTGGTCAATGGGACTGAGTGCCTACTGGAACG CGTCAGTGAGGGGCAGCTCTTATGTACCACACCTCCCAGTGCTGCTACGGCCAGCGTTCCCATTCGCCTGCAGGTAGGGGGTGCCCAGGTGCCTGGCTCCTGGACCTTTCAATACCGGGAAGACCCCATTGTGCTGGGCATCAGCCCCAACTGTGGCTACAC TGGCTCCCACGTCACCATCCACGGCCAGCATCTCATGTCAGTGTGGCACCTCGAGCTGTCATTCCATGACGGGCATAGGCTGGCAGCAAACAGG TGTGAGGGGAAGCTCCCGGAGAAGCGTTGGTGCCGCCTGCCTGAGTACGTGGTCCGAGGCCCCCCGGGGGGGGTGACAGGGAACCTGAGTGCCCGGGGGGATGGGGCTGCTGGCTTCACACTGCCCAGCTTTCGCTTCCTGCCCCCGCCCCGTCCACCCAGCACCGACCTGGCCCCACTGAAGCCTGAGGAGCATGCCATTAAGTTCGAG TATATCGGGCTAGGAGCTGTGGCTGACTGTGTGGACGTGAACGTGACCGTGGGTAATAAGAGCTGTGATCACGAGCTTCGGGGTGATGTGGTcatctgccccctgcccccctccctgcAACTGGGCAAGAATGGTGCCCCACTGCAG GTCTGCGTAGATGGTGACTGTCACATCCTGGGCAGAGTGGTGCGTTCAGGCTCAGGGGGGGTCTCACAGAGGACACTCTGGGGTGTCTTGCTGGCCCTGCTCCTGCTCGTGACTATATTGGCCACTGCACTGTTCTTCAACTACTGGCGGAGGAAACAGCTAG TCCTTTCTCCAAGACTGGATGACCCAGCACCCTTGGACCAAACCACTGGAGCCATGGCTCTTCCTATCTTCCGCTCAGGCTCAGACTACAGAAATGGCCTTGGTGAGACGGTGGAGGCGCTAGAAGCTGGGGCCATACCCTCTGCTCCACAAGACCCTTACTCCCTCTCCTCCACTGCAGCCCCTGCCATAGGTGGTCTGGTTTCCACCACTCACGTCCACAGAGCCTCCTGTTCGGACAGCGGGAATGGGTCCTGTGTCCCACTGCTACGGACAGAGTCCATCCAGCTGGGGGTCCTGGACTCTACGCTCCTGGCCGAGGTCAAGGATGTACTGATTCCCCATGAACGAGTGGTCACCCACAGTGACCGAGTCATTGGCAAAG GCCACTTCGGAGTTGTCTACCATGGAGAATACACAGACGAAGCCCAGAATCAAATCCACTGTGCCGTTAAGTCGCTGAGTC GCATCACGGAGATGCAGGAGGTGGAGGCCTTCCTGCGTGAGGGGCTGATCATGCGTGGTCTGCATCACCCAAACGTGCTGGCTCTCATCGGCATCGTGCTGCCACCTGAAGGGCTGCCCCGCGTGCTGCTGCCCTATATGCGCCATGGAGACCTGCTCCAGTTCATCCGCTCACCCCAGCGG AACCCCACGGTGAAGGACCTCATCAGCTTCGGCCTGCAGGTAGCCCGCGGCATGGAGTACCTGGCAGAGCAGAAGTTTGTGCACAGGGACCTGGCTGCTCGGAACTGCAT GCTAGATGAGTCATTCACAGTCAAGGTGGCTGACTTCGGCATGGCCCGTGGCATCTTGGACAAGGAATACTACAGTGTTCAACAGCAGCGCCACGCTCGCCTACCTGTCAAATGGATGGCGCTGGAGAGCCTGCAGACCTACAAATTCACCACCAAGTCTGATGTG
- the MST1R gene encoding macrophage-stimulating protein receptor isoform X4, with product MDLLLPPSQPSLLLLLLLLRLRPAVPVAGGSWQCPRTPYAASRNFDVEYVVPSFSVGGPVQALATYEDRVDGSAVFVATRNRLHVLGPGLKPVESLATGPAGDPGCQTCAACGPDPHGPPGDTDAKVLVLEPALPALVSCGSSLHGRCFLHELEPDGTTLHLAPPVCLFSAHHNRPEHCPDCVASPLGTLVSVVEQGHASYFYVASSLDAEVAASFSPRSVSIRRLKADASGFAPDFAALSVLPAHLASYRIEYVYSFHAGAFVYFLTVQPASVAAPPGALHTRLARLSAVDTDLGHYRELVLDCRFAPKRRRRGASEGGQPYPVLQAAHTAPVGSRLAAELSIAEGQEVLFGVFTASRDSSPGVGPNSVVCAFPIDLLDTLIEQGVERCCEPPIHPGLRRGLDFFQSPSLCPNLPGLVTPNPNTSCRHFPLLVSSSLSRVDLFNGLLGPVQVTALYVTRLDNITVAHMGTTDGRILQVELARSLNYLLYVSNFSLGSNGQPIRRDVSHLGDHLLFASGDQVFKVPIRGPGCRHFLTCGRCLRAQRFMGCGWCGGMCGRQKECPGSWQQDHCPPEITEFYPHSGPLRGSTRLTLCGSNFYLHPTGLVPEKTHQVTVGQSPCRLLPKDSSNFSPVSQKDFVEEFECELEPLGTQASGPANISLTVTNMPPGKHFRVYGTSTRQGFSFMEPVLKDIQPLFGPRAGGTRLTLKGQGLSVGTSRAVLVNGTECLLERVSEGQLLCTTPPSAATASVPIRLQVGGAQVPGSWTFQYREDPIVLGISPNCGYTGSHVTIHGQHLMSVWHLELSFHDGHRLAANRQCEGKLPEKRWCRLPEYVVRGPPGGVTGNLSARGDGAAGFTLPSFRFLPPPRPPSTDLAPLKPEEHAIKFEYIGLGAVADCVDVNVTVGNKSCDHELRGDVVICPLPPSLQLGKNGAPLQVCVDGDCHILGRVVRSGSGGVSQRTLWGVLLALLLLVTILATALFFNYWRRKQLVLSPRLDDPAPLDQTTGAMALPIFRSGSDYRNGLAPAIGGLVSTTHVHRASCSDSGNGSCVPLLRTESIQLGVLDSTLLAEVKDVLIPHERVVTHSDRVIGKGHFGVVYHGEYTDEAQNQIHCAVKSLSRITEMQEVEAFLREGLIMRGLHHPNVLALIGIVLPPEGLPRVLLPYMRHGDLLQFIRSPQRNPTVKDLISFGLQVARGMEYLAEQKFVHRDLAARNCI from the exons ATGGATCTACTTCTGCCGCCCTCGCAGCCGTCcctgttgttgctgctgttgctgttgcGGCTGCGCCCAGCTGTTCCTGTGGCGGGAGGATCCTGGCAGTGCCCGCGCACCCCCTACGCTGCCTCCCGCAACTTTGACGTGGAGTACGTGGTGCCCAGCTTCTCGGTCGGCGGGCCTGTACAGGCCCTGGCAACCTACGAGGACCGCGTGGACGGAAGTGCGGTGTTTGTGGCCACACGCAATCGCCTGCATGTGCTTGGGCCTGGCCTGAAGCCTGTCGAGAGCCTGGCAACGGGCCCTGCTGGGGACCCTGGTTGCCAGACGTGTGCAGCCTGTGGCCCGGACCCCCACGGCCCACCGGGGGACACAGATGCAAAGGTGCTGGTGTTGGAGCCGGCACTGCCTGCATTGGTCAGCTGCGGCTCGAGCCTGCATGGCCGCTGCTTCCTGCATGAGCTAGAGCCGGACGGGACCACTCTGCACCTGGCGCCACCAGTCTGCCTCTTCTCCGCCCACCACAACCGGCCTGAGCACTGTCCCGACTGTGTGGCCAGCCCTCTGGGCACCCTCGTGAGCGTGGTTGAGCAGGGCCATGCCTCCTACTTCTACGTGGCATCCTCACTGGACGCGGAGGTGGCAGCGAGCTTCAGCCCACGCTCAGTGTCCATTCGGCGCCTCAAGGCGGATGCTTCAGGATTCGCACCAGACTTTGCGGCGCTGTCAGTGCTGCCCGCGCACCTCGCTTCCTACCGCATTGAATACGTGTACAGCTTCCACGCAGGAGCCTTTGTCTATTTCCTGACAGTGCAGCCAGCCAGTGTGGCAGCCCCTCCAGGCGCCTTACACACGCGCCTGGCCCGGCTCAGCGCCGTTGACACCGACCTGGGCCACTACCGCGAGCTGGTTCTTGACTGCCGTTTTGCACCTAAACGACGGCGACGCGGTGCCTCTGAGGGCGGGCAACCCTACCCGGTTCTGCAGGCAGCCCACACTGCTCCGGTGGGTAGCAGATTGGCCGCTGAGCTGAGCATCGCCGAGGGCCAGGAAGTACTATTTGGGGTCTTCACCGCTAGCAGAGACAGCAGCCCCGGTGTGGGTCCCAACTCTGTTGTCTGTGCCTTCCCCATCGACCTGCTGGACACTCTCATCGAGCAGGGTGTGGAGCGCTGTTGTGAGCCTCCGATCCACCCTGGCCTCCGGCGAGGCCTCGACTTCTTCCAGTCGCCCAGTTTGTGTCCCAACCTG CCTGGGCTGGTGACCCCCAACCCCAACACCAGCTGCCGTCACTTCCCTCTGCTGGTCAGCAGCAGCCTGTCACGTGTGGACCTATTCAACGGGCTGTTAGGACCAGTGCAGGTCACTGCGCTGTACGTGACACGCCTCGACAATATCACAGTGGCTCACATGGGCACGACGGATGGGCGCATCCTACAG GTGGAGCTGGCCAGGTCTCTCAACTACCTGCTGTATGTGTCCAACTTCTCACTGGGCAGTAATGGGCAGCCCATCAGACGGGATGTCAGCCACCTTGGGGACCACCTGCTCTTTGCCTCTGGAGACCAG GTCTTCAAGGTACCTATCCGGGGCCCTGGCTGCCGCCACTTCCTCACCTGTGGGCGTTGTCTGCGAGCACAGCGTTTCATGGGTTGTGGCTGGTGTGGGGGCATGTGTGGCCGGCAGAAGGAGTGTCCTGGCTCCTGGCAACAGGACCATTGCCCACCCGAGATTACTGAG TTCTATCCCCACAGTGGACCCCTAAGAGGCAGCACGAGGCTGACCCTGTGTGGCTCCAACTTCTACCTGCACCCTACCGGTCTGGTGCCTGAGAAAACCCATCAGGTCACCGTGGGCCAAAGTCCCTGCCGACTGTTGCCCAAGGACAGCTCAAACTTCAG CCCAGTGTCCCAGAAGGACTTTGTAGAGGAGTTTGAGTGTGAGCTGGAACCCTTGGGCACACAGGCATCCGGGCCTGCTAACATCAGCCTCACCGTGACCAACATGCCACCAGGCAAGCACTTCAGGGTATATGGCACCTCCACGCGACAAGGCTTCTCTTTCATG GAACCAGTGCTAAAGGACATACAACCCCTCTTTGGCCCACGGGCAGGGGGCACCCGCCTCACCCTTAAAGGCCAAGGCCTGTCTGTAGGCACCAGCCGGGCTGTGCTGGTCAATGGGACTGAGTGCCTACTGGAACG CGTCAGTGAGGGGCAGCTCTTATGTACCACACCTCCCAGTGCTGCTACGGCCAGCGTTCCCATTCGCCTGCAGGTAGGGGGTGCCCAGGTGCCTGGCTCCTGGACCTTTCAATACCGGGAAGACCCCATTGTGCTGGGCATCAGCCCCAACTGTGGCTACAC TGGCTCCCACGTCACCATCCACGGCCAGCATCTCATGTCAGTGTGGCACCTCGAGCTGTCATTCCATGACGGGCATAGGCTGGCAGCAAACAGG CAGTGTGAGGGGAAGCTCCCGGAGAAGCGTTGGTGCCGCCTGCCTGAGTACGTGGTCCGAGGCCCCCCGGGGGGGGTGACAGGGAACCTGAGTGCCCGGGGGGATGGGGCTGCTGGCTTCACACTGCCCAGCTTTCGCTTCCTGCCCCCGCCCCGTCCACCCAGCACCGACCTGGCCCCACTGAAGCCTGAGGAGCATGCCATTAAGTTCGAG TATATCGGGCTAGGAGCTGTGGCTGACTGTGTGGACGTGAACGTGACCGTGGGTAATAAGAGCTGTGATCACGAGCTTCGGGGTGATGTGGTcatctgccccctgcccccctccctgcAACTGGGCAAGAATGGTGCCCCACTGCAG GTCTGCGTAGATGGTGACTGTCACATCCTGGGCAGAGTGGTGCGTTCAGGCTCAGGGGGGGTCTCACAGAGGACACTCTGGGGTGTCTTGCTGGCCCTGCTCCTGCTCGTGACTATATTGGCCACTGCACTGTTCTTCAACTACTGGCGGAGGAAACAGCTAG TCCTTTCTCCAAGACTGGATGACCCAGCACCCTTGGACCAAACCACTGGAGCCATGGCTCTTCCTATCTTCCGCTCAGGCTCAGACTACAGAAATGGCCTTG CCCCTGCCATAGGTGGTCTGGTTTCCACCACTCACGTCCACAGAGCCTCCTGTTCGGACAGCGGGAATGGGTCCTGTGTCCCACTGCTACGGACAGAGTCCATCCAGCTGGGGGTCCTGGACTCTACGCTCCTGGCCGAGGTCAAGGATGTACTGATTCCCCATGAACGAGTGGTCACCCACAGTGACCGAGTCATTGGCAAAG GCCACTTCGGAGTTGTCTACCATGGAGAATACACAGACGAAGCCCAGAATCAAATCCACTGTGCCGTTAAGTCGCTGAGTC GCATCACGGAGATGCAGGAGGTGGAGGCCTTCCTGCGTGAGGGGCTGATCATGCGTGGTCTGCATCACCCAAACGTGCTGGCTCTCATCGGCATCGTGCTGCCACCTGAAGGGCTGCCCCGCGTGCTGCTGCCCTATATGCGCCATGGAGACCTGCTCCAGTTCATCCGCTCACCCCAGCGG AACCCCACGGTGAAGGACCTCATCAGCTTCGGCCTGCAGGTAGCCCGCGGCATGGAGTACCTGGCAGAGCAGAAGTTTGTGCACAGGGACCTGGCTGCTCGGAACTGCAT ATGA